A genomic region of Sideroxydans sp. CL21 contains the following coding sequences:
- the murJ gene encoding murein biosynthesis integral membrane protein MurJ, with the protein MNLLKALAAVSSLTLVSRILAFVRDILIARIFGAGMANDAYIIATRLPNMLRRLFAEGAFSQAFVPIFGEYNKRRGHDDTKLLVDHVTTLLALALFVVTLIGIVAAPLIIYLTTAPSFVKDVEKFNLTVHLLRITSPYIFFISLVSVAAGILNTYNKFWVPAVAPILLNVCLIGGALWIAPNFEQPIVGLAWAWFIAGFIQLAFQIPFLKRIGMLPSFRFSLKDEGMRRVFRKMGPAVFGVSIAQISLIINTVFASSLGTGSVSWLYYADRLMEFPSGLLGAALGTILLPSLSKHYADNSPAEYSKLLDWGLRLVFMLTLPAALALGLIAVPLLATFFQHGAFLDTDVMKTSHALIGYSIGLIGIIAVKILAPGFYARQDIRTPVKIGIATLIATQLMNLLFIFGLELHQAGLALSIGLGACFNSAILFYLLRKRGIYQPEPGWGEFFFKLCIALIALALTLWFGMGSEQHWLTSHGWTRIIHLSWLVVLGVVVYFAVLFALGFRLKDFSRRGAM; encoded by the coding sequence ATGAACCTGCTTAAAGCCCTTGCTGCGGTCAGCAGTCTGACCCTTGTTTCGCGCATCCTGGCCTTTGTGCGCGATATTTTGATTGCGCGCATCTTTGGTGCCGGCATGGCGAACGATGCATACATTATTGCCACCCGCTTGCCCAATATGTTGCGTCGCCTGTTTGCCGAGGGAGCATTCTCGCAAGCTTTTGTGCCGATCTTCGGCGAATACAATAAGCGGCGGGGGCATGACGATACCAAGCTGCTGGTGGACCATGTCACGACCCTGCTGGCGCTGGCGCTGTTTGTGGTGACACTGATCGGCATCGTTGCAGCGCCTCTTATCATCTATTTAACCACTGCGCCGAGCTTCGTGAAGGACGTGGAAAAATTCAATCTCACTGTGCATCTGTTGCGCATTACTTCGCCCTATATTTTCTTCATTTCGCTGGTATCGGTGGCGGCCGGCATACTTAATACCTACAACAAGTTCTGGGTGCCTGCTGTTGCGCCTATTCTGTTGAATGTCTGCTTGATTGGCGGGGCGTTGTGGATCGCGCCGAACTTTGAGCAACCTATTGTGGGCTTGGCATGGGCGTGGTTTATTGCGGGCTTTATACAGTTGGCTTTCCAAATCCCGTTCCTGAAACGGATCGGCATGCTGCCAAGCTTCCGTTTTAGCCTGAAGGACGAAGGCATGCGGCGTGTTTTCAGGAAAATGGGGCCGGCGGTGTTCGGCGTTTCCATCGCCCAGATCAGTCTCATCATCAATACGGTCTTCGCTTCGTCGCTGGGGACAGGCAGCGTGTCCTGGCTGTATTACGCGGACCGTTTAATGGAATTCCCCTCGGGCTTATTGGGGGCTGCGCTCGGTACTATCCTGCTACCTTCGCTTTCCAAACACTATGCTGACAACAGCCCGGCGGAATACTCCAAATTGCTGGATTGGGGATTACGGCTTGTCTTTATGCTCACGCTACCCGCCGCCTTGGCATTGGGCCTTATTGCCGTACCCTTGTTGGCGACCTTCTTTCAGCATGGCGCATTCCTTGACACCGATGTGATGAAGACGAGTCACGCATTGATTGGTTACAGTATCGGCCTCATCGGTATCATCGCAGTGAAGATTCTCGCCCCCGGATTTTATGCGCGACAAGACATCAGGACGCCGGTCAAAATCGGCATCGCCACGCTGATTGCCACGCAACTGATGAATTTGCTGTTTATATTCGGGCTGGAATTACACCAGGCAGGGCTGGCGCTTTCTATTGGTCTCGGCGCCTGCTTTAATTCCGCCATCCTGTTCTATTTGCTGCGCAAACGCGGCATATATCAGCCCGAGCCTGGTTGGGGGGAATTCTTCTTCAAGCTGTGTATTGCCTTGATCGCACTGGCATTGACGCTCTGGTTCGGCATGGGCAGCGAACAACACTGGCTTACCAGCCACGGCTGGACACGCATCATTCACCTCTCATGGCTGGTGGTGCTGGGCGTTGTGGTGTACTTTGCCGTGCTGTTTGCACTGGGTTTCCGGCTCAAGGACTTTTCCAGGCGGGGAGCCATGTAG
- a CDS encoding diguanylate cyclase: MAIQRTQGYPVLIIGAGRGGSALLEMFLEDSLVKVIAITDTNPEAPGIQLAKKHGIPIYTGAAEALQACKDYPDCIVYNLSHDDSIAEEAFKVFGDRRVASGPEVKLFWQMVTNLKQIKGDLEKSQNQLQSIIHNVMDGIITINESGEIQGFNPAAEAIFGYSQQEAIGMNLSKLMPEPDRSAHGSHLNRYLQTGRPRILGVRGREVMAVRKNGDEFPMELSVSEMVLGGHRYFIGILRDITERKRAEKKIAHLAHYDYLTDLPNRAMLLDVLNHSVALAKRNKNKAAVLFLDLDGFKRINDTLGHDAGDLLLKGVSIRLKKTIRDSDTVARVGGDEFIIVLDSIGTDDNAAQVADKIIAVLSKPFDLKGQACHVGASIGISLFPEDSDNPVNLVKQADEAMYLAKQSGKNTYRFYRDIVLKRSGE, encoded by the coding sequence ATGGCTATACAAAGAACCCAGGGATATCCGGTCTTGATCATTGGCGCCGGACGGGGAGGCTCCGCACTGCTTGAAATGTTTCTTGAAGACAGCCTGGTCAAAGTTATAGCCATAACAGATACGAATCCTGAAGCTCCCGGGATCCAGCTGGCAAAAAAACACGGGATTCCAATCTATACAGGCGCTGCCGAGGCGCTGCAGGCCTGCAAGGACTACCCGGACTGCATCGTGTACAACCTGTCGCACGACGATTCGATCGCCGAAGAGGCGTTCAAGGTTTTTGGCGACAGAAGGGTGGCCAGCGGACCCGAGGTCAAGTTGTTCTGGCAGATGGTCACGAACCTGAAGCAGATAAAAGGCGATCTGGAGAAAAGCCAGAATCAGTTGCAATCCATCATTCACAATGTCATGGACGGCATCATTACGATCAATGAGTCTGGAGAAATTCAAGGATTCAATCCGGCAGCGGAGGCTATTTTCGGCTATTCGCAGCAGGAAGCGATCGGAATGAATCTGAGCAAGCTGATGCCGGAGCCGGATCGAAGTGCGCACGGCAGCCATTTAAACCGGTATTTACAGACGGGCCGGCCCCGGATACTTGGCGTACGAGGGCGCGAAGTGATGGCCGTCCGGAAGAACGGTGATGAGTTTCCCATGGAACTGTCCGTTTCCGAAATGGTGTTGGGTGGACATCGCTACTTTATCGGTATCCTCAGGGATATAACCGAACGGAAACGGGCCGAGAAAAAAATCGCGCACCTGGCGCACTACGATTACCTGACCGACCTGCCGAACAGGGCAATGTTGCTGGATGTCCTCAACCATTCGGTTGCCCTGGCCAAACGGAACAAGAACAAAGCTGCCGTCCTGTTTCTCGATCTCGATGGATTCAAACGGATCAACGATACACTGGGGCACGATGCGGGTGACCTGTTGCTAAAGGGTGTTTCCATAAGGTTGAAGAAGACTATCAGGGATTCTGATACGGTAGCGCGGGTGGGAGGGGACGAATTCATCATCGTGCTGGACAGTATCGGAACAGATGACAATGCCGCGCAAGTGGCCGATAAAATAATCGCTGTCCTGTCGAAGCCATTCGACTTAAAGGGGCAGGCATGTCACGTGGGAGCCAGTATCGGCATTTCGCTGTTCCCTGAAGATTCCGATAATCCTGTAAACCTCGTGAAGCAAGCAGATGAGGCTATGTACCTTGCGAAGCAAAGCGGGAAAAATACCTACCGGTTCTATCGGGATATCGTGCTCAAACGATCCGGCGAATGA
- a CDS encoding nitrite/sulfite reductase produces the protein MQLEALADIAEEFSQHQIAHVTTRQSIQIHYIPLIKMPSAMRRLAKAGMTSREACGNTIRNMTACPLAGVCPKEHVDVNRHLEGATVHFLRNPLNQQLPRKFKISFSGCETDCAQSLLHDCGVIAVSKDGQPGFRIRAGGGLGHKPRESIVVEEFISESELMFAMEALVSLHNRYSDRTKRAKSRIKFLVERFGAEGFVEKYREEFVRTKQALADQPYPQGEWRTPTGNEAPGQGAPRKLFAQRQAGLFVFPIALPIGDVKADQLRGLAALLQAQGLSEIHTSQDQNLAVFNVPQEKVAALRSGIAALGLSEPKVGDNVVACPGTSTCRLGITSSTVLGPLLSGGKADLNIRVSGCHNGCAQPETGDIGIYGEGKRMHGKLVPHYQMYFAGKGTAGGALALKGPSLPVARVKQAIERVQAAHLASGESSFFVWARAQQPDYFKELLADLAEVKAEQLESVMRDYGDKADFRVLQLGGGECAGASQVLIGANFFEAAHEREYRNALVFQRKYSEAAQCNESILRLLGSGVAQLLGGARQDDLAQLSAQLNLLAPEEIAGEFAHAALELAGSVDIDNDALALASAKVDAWTVKVAAFATEKDGQLDLKEALPK, from the coding sequence GTGCAACTGGAGGCACTGGCCGATATCGCGGAAGAATTCTCGCAGCACCAGATCGCGCATGTGACCACGCGCCAGAGCATCCAGATTCATTACATTCCTTTGATAAAAATGCCGTCGGCGATGCGTCGTCTGGCCAAGGCCGGCATGACCTCGCGCGAGGCTTGCGGCAATACCATCCGCAATATGACGGCCTGCCCCTTGGCCGGCGTATGCCCGAAAGAGCACGTGGACGTGAACAGGCATCTGGAGGGTGCCACCGTGCACTTCCTGCGCAACCCGCTCAATCAGCAATTGCCGCGCAAATTCAAGATTTCGTTCTCCGGTTGCGAAACCGATTGCGCGCAATCGCTGCTGCACGATTGCGGCGTTATTGCGGTGAGCAAGGACGGCCAGCCCGGCTTCAGGATCAGGGCCGGCGGCGGGCTGGGGCACAAGCCGCGCGAGTCCATCGTGGTCGAGGAGTTCATTTCCGAGAGCGAGTTGATGTTTGCCATGGAAGCATTGGTGTCGCTGCACAACAGGTATTCCGACCGCACCAAGCGGGCGAAGTCGCGCATCAAGTTCCTGGTCGAGCGTTTCGGCGCGGAAGGCTTCGTGGAGAAATACCGCGAAGAGTTTGTACGCACCAAACAGGCTTTGGCCGATCAACCTTATCCGCAAGGAGAATGGCGCACGCCGACCGGCAATGAAGCGCCGGGGCAAGGCGCACCGCGCAAGCTCTTTGCGCAACGCCAGGCCGGGTTGTTCGTGTTCCCCATCGCGTTGCCCATCGGCGACGTGAAGGCGGACCAGCTGCGCGGCCTGGCTGCCTTGCTGCAGGCGCAGGGGCTGAGCGAGATACACACTTCGCAGGACCAGAACCTTGCGGTGTTCAACGTGCCGCAGGAGAAAGTGGCGGCATTGCGTAGCGGCATCGCGGCTCTCGGCCTGTCCGAGCCGAAGGTCGGCGACAACGTGGTGGCCTGCCCTGGCACATCGACCTGCCGCCTGGGTATTACTTCCAGCACGGTGCTGGGCCCGTTGCTGTCCGGCGGCAAGGCCGACCTGAACATCCGCGTATCCGGCTGCCATAACGGTTGTGCGCAGCCGGAGACGGGCGATATCGGCATCTACGGCGAAGGCAAGCGCATGCACGGCAAACTGGTGCCGCACTACCAGATGTACTTTGCCGGGAAGGGCACCGCGGGCGGTGCGCTGGCATTGAAGGGGCCATCGTTGCCGGTGGCGCGAGTCAAACAGGCCATCGAACGCGTGCAGGCGGCACATCTGGCCAGCGGCGAGAGCAGTTTCTTCGTGTGGGCGCGCGCGCAGCAGCCGGATTACTTCAAGGAACTGCTGGCCGACCTGGCCGAGGTAAAGGCTGAACAGCTCGAAAGCGTGATGCGAGATTACGGCGACAAGGCTGATTTCCGCGTGCTGCAACTGGGTGGCGGCGAGTGCGCGGGTGCATCGCAGGTGCTGATCGGTGCGAATTTCTTTGAAGCCGCGCACGAACGCGAATACCGCAATGCGCTGGTATTCCAGCGCAAATACAGCGAGGCGGCGCAGTGCAACGAGTCCATCCTGCGCTTGCTCGGTTCCGGTGTGGCACAGCTGCTGGGTGGTGCGCGCCAGGATGATCTGGCGCAACTCTCCGCACAGCTTAATCTGCTGGCACCGGAAGAGATTGCTGGCGAGTTTGCACATGCAGCTCTTGAACTGGCGGGCAGTGTCGATATCGACAACGACGCGCTTGCGCTAGCCAGTGCAAAAGTGGATGCGTGGACGGTCAAGGTGGCGGCATTCGCGACCGAGAAAGACGGGCAACTGGATTTGAAGGAGGCATTGCCAAAATGA
- the cysN gene encoding sulfate adenylyltransferase subunit CysN translates to MNNTTQLLRFITAGSVDDGKSTLIGRLLHDSKSIFEDQFAAISRTSEKRGMAAVDLSLLTDGLQAEREQGITIDVAYRYFATPKRKFIIGDTPGHEQYTRNMVTAASTANLVVILIDARKGVLVQTRRHTYLASLVGVPHVVLAVNKMDMVDYSQARFDEIVAEYKKFAAQLHLHDVTCIPMSALNGDMVVDRGDSLEWYKGPALLELLEKVEIDHDVNTSDFRFPVQWVCRPQTEEHHDFRGFMGRIEAGDVSVGDEVTILPSGRSTRVKEIVTYDGKLQTAFAPQSVTITLDDEIDISRGDMFVRTSAHPPKVDKEFEAMLCWLSEAPLDRNRKYLVKHTTRTAKCLFSRLDFRVDVNTLEQHAADKLNMNDIARVALRVQQPLVFDSYGIDRATGSFIVIDEATNNTVAAGMIA, encoded by the coding sequence ATGAACAATACGACACAACTGTTACGTTTTATCACCGCCGGCAGCGTGGACGACGGCAAAAGCACGCTGATCGGCCGTTTGCTGCACGACTCGAAATCCATCTTCGAGGATCAGTTCGCGGCAATCTCCAGAACCAGTGAAAAGCGCGGCATGGCGGCAGTCGATCTGTCGTTGCTGACCGACGGTCTGCAGGCCGAGCGCGAGCAGGGCATCACCATCGACGTGGCCTATCGCTATTTCGCCACGCCCAAACGCAAATTCATCATCGGCGATACGCCGGGACATGAACAGTACACGCGCAACATGGTGACGGCGGCTTCCACCGCAAATCTGGTTGTCATCCTGATCGACGCACGCAAAGGCGTATTGGTGCAGACGCGACGCCATACCTATCTTGCCAGCCTGGTCGGCGTGCCGCATGTCGTGCTGGCCGTGAACAAGATGGACATGGTGGATTATTCGCAGGCACGCTTCGACGAGATTGTTGCCGAGTACAAGAAATTCGCCGCGCAATTGCATCTGCATGACGTGACCTGCATCCCGATGTCCGCGCTGAACGGCGACATGGTGGTGGATCGCGGGGATAGCCTGGAGTGGTACAAGGGACCGGCCTTGCTGGAATTGCTGGAGAAAGTCGAGATCGACCACGATGTGAATACCAGCGATTTTCGCTTTCCTGTGCAATGGGTGTGCCGCCCGCAGACTGAGGAACATCATGATTTCCGCGGCTTCATGGGCCGCATCGAAGCAGGGGACGTGTCGGTTGGCGATGAAGTGACGATCCTGCCGTCGGGCCGCTCTACCAGGGTCAAGGAGATCGTGACTTACGACGGCAAGTTGCAAACCGCCTTCGCGCCGCAGTCCGTGACCATCACGCTGGACGACGAAATCGATATTTCGCGTGGCGACATGTTTGTGCGCACCAGCGCGCATCCGCCCAAGGTGGACAAGGAATTCGAGGCGATGTTGTGCTGGCTGTCGGAAGCGCCGCTGGACCGTAACCGCAAGTATCTGGTCAAGCACACTACGCGCACGGCGAAGTGCCTGTTCTCGCGCCTCGACTTTCGCGTGGATGTGAATACGCTGGAGCAGCATGCTGCCGACAAGCTGAACATGAACGACATTGCGCGCGTAGCGCTCAGGGTTCAGCAGCCGCTGGTGTTCGACAGTTACGGGATAGACCGGGCGACGGGCAGCTTCATCGTCATCGACGAGGCGACCAATAACACGGTGGCGGCAGGCATGATCGCGTAG
- a CDS encoding sulfite exporter TauE/SafE family protein, translated as MDWLFTISGFLVGLVVGVTGVGGGSLMTPLLVLFFGVTPATAVGTDLLYAALTKTLGGWVHSRNGTVDWKVLGLLSLGSLPAALITIALLKYLALDEKTLRSLVTGVLSVALLLTAAALLLKDSIKKIAQRNDGTVYELHHRHLSAATVATGFVVGSLVAISSIGAGVLGTVALLFLYPRMAAAKVVGTDIAHAVPLTAVAGIGHMALGTVDFMLLGSLLLGSLPGIYIGSHLSAKVPENFLRPILAAMLLIIGTRLVLN; from the coding sequence ATGGATTGGCTATTCACAATTTCCGGCTTTCTGGTCGGGCTGGTCGTCGGGGTAACCGGGGTCGGTGGCGGGTCGTTGATGACCCCCTTGCTGGTGCTGTTCTTCGGCGTCACGCCCGCGACGGCGGTCGGCACCGATCTGCTGTATGCCGCGCTGACCAAAACGCTGGGTGGCTGGGTACATAGCCGTAACGGCACGGTGGATTGGAAAGTCCTGGGCCTGCTGTCCCTGGGCAGCTTGCCTGCAGCATTGATCACCATTGCCCTGCTGAAATACCTCGCGCTGGATGAGAAGACCTTGCGCAGTCTGGTGACCGGCGTACTGAGCGTCGCTTTACTGCTGACTGCCGCTGCGCTGTTGCTAAAAGACAGTATCAAGAAGATTGCACAGCGCAACGACGGCACGGTATATGAACTGCACCACCGTCATCTGTCTGCAGCGACCGTCGCGACCGGTTTCGTCGTCGGCTCATTGGTTGCCATCTCTTCAATCGGCGCCGGCGTACTCGGTACGGTGGCGCTGCTGTTCCTGTATCCGCGCATGGCCGCGGCCAAGGTGGTGGGAACGGATATTGCCCATGCAGTGCCGCTCACAGCAGTTGCGGGAATAGGGCACATGGCGCTGGGTACGGTCGATTTCATGCTGCTGGGCAGTCTGCTGCTGGGTTCATTGCCCGGCATCTATATCGGCAGCCATCTGAGCGCAAAGGTCCCGGAGAATTTCTTGCGCCCGATCCTGGCAGCGATGCTGTTGATCATCGGTACCCGACTTGTTTTGAATTGA
- the cysB gene encoding HTH-type transcriptional regulator CysB, protein MNLQQLRYMNEIVRCGLNISDAANALYTSQPGVSKQIKLLEEELGIDIFVRNGKRIVAITDPGKAVLEIAQRVLHETENLKQVGQEFRTQDSGSLTVATTHTQARYALPNVVKEFTKSYPGVKLGLHQGSPTQIAEQVLSGEVDIGIATESLALYDELITLPCYEWHHCVVVPPKHPLLLEKRLTLKKLAQYSIITYDFAFTGRNKINQAFKESGIEPNIALTAIDADVIKTYVELGLGVGIVAQMAFIPDRDRHLRMIDAGHLFQPSTTRIAIRKNQYLRGFGYHFIELFAPHLTRDVVSAALHLTT, encoded by the coding sequence ATGAACCTGCAACAACTGCGTTACATGAACGAGATCGTGCGTTGCGGCCTGAATATCTCGGACGCCGCCAATGCGCTGTATACATCGCAGCCCGGGGTGAGCAAACAGATCAAGCTGCTGGAAGAAGAGTTGGGAATCGATATCTTCGTGCGCAACGGCAAGCGCATCGTCGCGATCACCGATCCGGGCAAGGCGGTGCTTGAAATCGCCCAACGCGTATTGCACGAAACGGAGAATCTGAAACAGGTCGGGCAGGAGTTTCGCACCCAGGATAGCGGCAGCCTGACAGTGGCCACCACCCACACGCAGGCACGTTATGCCTTGCCGAATGTGGTCAAGGAATTCACGAAGAGCTACCCCGGCGTAAAGCTCGGTTTGCACCAGGGCAGTCCGACCCAGATCGCCGAGCAGGTTTTGAGCGGTGAGGTAGACATTGGCATCGCCACCGAGAGCCTGGCCTTATACGACGAGCTCATCACCCTGCCCTGCTACGAATGGCACCACTGCGTGGTCGTACCGCCCAAACATCCCTTGTTGCTGGAAAAACGCCTGACGCTGAAAAAGCTGGCGCAATATTCCATCATCACCTACGACTTCGCTTTCACCGGCCGCAACAAGATCAATCAGGCATTCAAGGAATCCGGTATCGAACCCAATATTGCGCTTACCGCCATCGACGCCGATGTGATCAAAACTTATGTGGAATTGGGACTGGGCGTCGGCATCGTGGCGCAGATGGCCTTCATTCCGGACCGGGACAGGCACCTGCGCATGATCGACGCCGGACACCTGTTCCAGCCCAGCACCACACGCATCGCGATTCGCAAAAACCAATACCTGAGGGGCTTCGGCTATCATTTCATCGAACTGTTCGCACCGCACCTAACACGCGATGTGGTATCGGCAGCATTGCATCTGACGACTTAG
- a CDS encoding phosphoadenylyl-sulfate reductase, with translation MSTDNRIELDNKIADAIAVLHQAASEFAPVAFANSLGAEDMVLTDLIARHRPDIQMFSLDTGRLPKETYDLIQEVGQQYTIPLQVYFPNSALVEDYVAQHGINGFYDSVENRKGCCFARKVEPLRRALAGKGAWITGMRRDQAVTRGTLEVTSFDTDNGLQKFNPLLEWSNKDVWAYIRLYDVPYNKLHDQFYPSLGCAPCTRSVTPGEDIRAGRWWWENPENKECGLHVSQGSKVAHGSGVRGTSLQASRERIIEIASQANMKQEVSA, from the coding sequence ATGAGTACCGATAACAGGATCGAACTGGACAACAAGATCGCCGACGCCATCGCGGTGCTGCATCAGGCTGCCAGCGAATTTGCACCGGTGGCCTTTGCCAACAGCCTGGGGGCGGAAGATATGGTGCTGACCGACCTTATTGCCAGGCATCGACCGGACATCCAGATGTTCAGCCTGGATACCGGGCGCCTGCCGAAAGAGACCTATGACTTGATACAGGAAGTTGGGCAGCAGTACACGATTCCCCTGCAGGTCTACTTTCCGAATAGCGCACTGGTGGAGGATTATGTCGCGCAGCATGGCATCAACGGATTCTATGACAGTGTCGAGAATCGCAAGGGATGCTGTTTTGCGCGCAAAGTGGAACCGTTGCGCCGTGCGCTCGCAGGCAAAGGGGCATGGATCACCGGCATGCGCCGCGATCAGGCGGTGACGAGAGGCACGCTGGAGGTTACTTCCTTTGACACCGACAACGGCTTGCAGAAATTCAACCCGTTGCTGGAATGGTCGAACAAGGACGTGTGGGCATACATCCGGCTATACGATGTGCCGTACAACAAGCTGCACGACCAGTTCTATCCCAGTTTGGGCTGCGCTCCCTGCACACGCTCCGTCACGCCGGGCGAAGATATCCGTGCAGGACGCTGGTGGTGGGAAAACCCCGAAAACAAGGAGTGCGGCTTGCATGTCAGCCAGGGTTCAAAGGTGGCGCACGGTTCTGGAGTACGAGGCACTTCGCTGCAGGCGAGTCGTGAACGCATCATCGAGATTGCGTCACAGGCCAATATGAAACAGGAGGTCTCCGCATAG
- the cysD gene encoding sulfate adenylyltransferase subunit CysD, with product MKLIENIVNKHTFTHLDALESESIHIMREVAAECRNPALLFSGGKDSIVMLRLAEKAFRPAKFPFPLVHIDTEHNFPEVIACRDKLARDLGERLIVRSLEDSIRRGSIVIKDPDKPRNPYQSVTLLETIAEFGFDACMGGARRDEEKARAKERIFSFRDEFGQWDPKNQRPELWDTYNTRVHAGENIRVFPISNWTEMDIWEYIGREKLHIPNIYFAHEREVIRRGASVIPVSHLVQPKPGEKVEVLSVRFRTVGDMTCTAPVESVARTVDEIIEETATTRITERGATRMDDQTSEASMELRKKEGYF from the coding sequence ATGAAACTGATTGAAAATATCGTGAACAAACACACCTTCACCCACCTGGATGCGCTGGAGAGCGAATCCATCCACATCATGCGCGAGGTCGCGGCCGAATGCCGGAATCCGGCGCTGCTGTTCTCGGGCGGCAAGGATTCCATCGTGATGCTGCGTCTGGCAGAAAAGGCGTTCCGTCCGGCGAAATTTCCCTTCCCGCTGGTGCATATCGATACCGAGCACAACTTCCCTGAAGTGATAGCGTGCCGCGACAAACTGGCGCGCGATCTGGGCGAGCGTCTCATCGTGCGCTCGCTGGAGGACTCCATCAGGCGCGGCTCCATCGTCATCAAGGACCCGGATAAACCGCGCAATCCGTACCAGTCGGTGACACTGTTGGAGACCATCGCCGAGTTCGGCTTCGACGCCTGCATGGGCGGTGCGCGGCGCGACGAGGAAAAGGCGCGAGCCAAGGAGCGCATCTTTTCCTTTCGCGACGAGTTCGGGCAGTGGGACCCGAAGAACCAGCGGCCGGAGCTGTGGGATACCTACAACACCCGTGTGCATGCAGGCGAGAACATCCGCGTGTTCCCGATCAGCAACTGGACCGAAATGGACATCTGGGAATATATCGGCCGCGAGAAGCTGCACATTCCCAATATCTACTTTGCACATGAACGCGAAGTGATTCGTCGCGGTGCTTCAGTCATTCCGGTATCGCATCTGGTGCAACCAAAGCCAGGCGAAAAAGTGGAAGTGCTCTCGGTGCGTTTTCGCACCGTGGGCGACATGACCTGTACCGCCCCGGTCGAATCAGTGGCACGCACGGTGGACGAGATCATCGAAGAGACCGCGACCACACGCATAACGGAGCGCGGCGCGACCCGCATGGATGACCAGACTTCCGAGGCATCCATGGAACTGCGCAAGAAAGAAGGATATTTTTGA
- the rpsT gene encoding 30S ribosomal protein S20, with amino-acid sequence MANSAQARKRARQAVKQGQHNASLRSELRTAIKKVTKAIEAGDKAAAQAVFSESTSVVDSIADKKIVHKNKAARHKSRLSAAIKAMA; translated from the coding sequence ATGGCAAATAGCGCACAAGCTAGAAAACGTGCAAGACAAGCAGTCAAGCAAGGCCAGCACAATGCCAGCCTGCGTTCCGAACTGCGTACCGCGATCAAGAAGGTAACCAAGGCGATTGAGGCCGGCGACAAGGCTGCTGCACAAGCCGTGTTCAGCGAATCAACCAGTGTGGTAGATTCCATCGCCGACAAGAAGATCGTCCACAAGAACAAGGCTGCCCGACATAAGAGCCGCTTGTCCGCTGCTATCAAGGCGATGGCCTGA